In the genome of Coraliomargarita algicola, one region contains:
- a CDS encoding 3-deoxy-D-manno-octulosonic acid transferase: MIWFYRLLYLPALILALPYYALRMWRRGGYRKSFQHRFGRFHRLPPVPKGKQRIWLQAVSVGEVLAIGPLIDALQQSSHIEIVLTTTTSTGYAEARKRYSDNVLSIGIFPLDFWLFQRAAWSRVKPSAIVLTESELWPEHLHQARKRKIPAYLVNARISDTSFRRYQKLPTLARRMLKKFSAIYAASELDHSRLTQLGCPAERIRSTGSIKFDVSIGQPHSPEERKALRQSLGFLSQELPLFVLLGSSTWPGEEAILLQAQRALIASGIDCRLLLVPRHAERAEEIVSLLKAQELTWHQRSSGQATPTDLRIHLADTTGELTRLTQAADLAFIGKSLAPNQGGQTPIEAAGLGVPILMGPNMNNFKDVARSLVNAGAALQIENSEELIHEILQLAQDAHALAAMQQAGLKWHSGNRGSSQRIAKHLLATLPEPLAKNQV, from the coding sequence ATGATTTGGTTCTATCGGCTACTTTATTTACCTGCGCTCATTCTGGCTCTCCCCTACTACGCCCTACGGATGTGGCGACGTGGCGGCTACCGTAAGAGTTTCCAACACCGATTCGGACGCTTTCATCGCCTGCCCCCCGTCCCCAAAGGGAAGCAACGTATTTGGTTACAAGCAGTTAGCGTTGGTGAAGTTTTGGCAATCGGCCCCCTAATCGACGCACTACAACAAAGTTCACACATCGAGATCGTGCTCACCACCACCACCAGCACTGGCTACGCAGAAGCACGCAAACGCTATAGTGACAATGTATTGAGCATCGGAATCTTCCCACTCGACTTTTGGCTGTTTCAGCGCGCGGCGTGGAGCCGCGTAAAGCCCAGTGCCATTGTCTTGACCGAAAGCGAACTCTGGCCGGAGCATCTGCATCAAGCCCGTAAACGTAAAATCCCCGCCTACTTAGTCAACGCACGTATCTCCGACACCAGCTTTCGCCGTTACCAAAAGCTGCCGACTCTCGCCCGCCGGATGCTCAAAAAATTTAGCGCCATCTACGCCGCAAGCGAACTCGATCACTCACGACTCACGCAGCTGGGCTGCCCAGCAGAGCGTATCCGTTCTACCGGCAGTATCAAATTCGACGTTTCGATCGGCCAGCCTCACTCACCAGAAGAGCGCAAGGCCTTGCGTCAAAGCCTAGGTTTCCTAAGCCAAGAGCTCCCGCTCTTTGTCCTATTAGGCTCCTCCACATGGCCCGGCGAAGAAGCGATCCTCTTGCAAGCACAACGCGCATTGATCGCGAGCGGTATCGATTGCCGCTTGCTTCTCGTGCCTCGCCACGCGGAACGTGCAGAAGAAATCGTGAGCTTGTTAAAAGCCCAAGAACTGACTTGGCATCAGCGCTCCTCAGGCCAAGCGACACCAACGGATCTACGCATTCACCTAGCGGATACTACCGGCGAACTGACACGACTCACCCAGGCGGCCGACCTGGCCTTCATCGGCAAAAGCCTAGCCCCCAATCAAGGAGGACAGACGCCAATCGAAGCGGCAGGCCTCGGCGTGCCGATATTAATGGGCCCCAACATGAATAACTTTAAGGACGTCGCCCGCTCTCTTGTAAACGCGGGCGCCGCACTGCAAATAGAAAACTCAGAAGAACTGATACACGAAATACTTCAACTAGCACAGGATGCGCACGCACTCGCAGCGATGCAGCAGGCAGGCCTCAAATGGCACTCGGGCAATCGTGGTAGTAGCCAGCGTATCGCCAAGCACCTGCTCGCGACGCTCCCAGAACCGCTGGCGAAAAATCAAGTTTAG
- a CDS encoding YiiX/YebB-like N1pC/P60 family cysteine hydrolase: MSNPAKTIGLFDLRAGDVLLCQGEGQGADKVESETGSPYTHAAICISEAEAAEVGRRVKKARIEEILSGYSYIAVFRQPDAWSEQHVEDLNLFVNRVLSAKYNVRGIRNFSDNEEEHRLSIHEKLNKYFEEEYSPDPSIKEEYFCSEFVADCFVATGFINPSAAVFYKSDTITPVALGKDPTYGTFLGYLCRDDDVKIPEDDEFFNNPTFAETFGASKC, translated from the coding sequence ATGAGTAATCCAGCAAAGACAATCGGGCTCTTTGATCTTAGAGCTGGCGATGTTTTGCTTTGCCAGGGAGAAGGTCAAGGCGCAGATAAAGTGGAATCCGAAACTGGTTCTCCGTATACACATGCAGCGATCTGTATTAGTGAAGCGGAAGCGGCTGAAGTCGGGCGACGCGTTAAGAAGGCACGCATCGAAGAGATACTCTCCGGTTACTCATATATTGCGGTGTTCAGACAACCAGATGCTTGGAGTGAACAGCACGTTGAAGATCTAAATCTGTTCGTAAATCGCGTCCTTTCGGCCAAATACAACGTCAGGGGAATACGTAACTTCTCGGACAATGAAGAAGAACACCGCCTCTCAATTCATGAAAAGTTGAATAAATACTTTGAAGAGGAGTATTCGCCTGATCCTAGCATTAAAGAGGAATATTTTTGTTCTGAATTTGTTGCGGATTGTTTTGTAGCCACTGGTTTCATCAACCCCAGCGCTGCTGTATTCTACAAGAGTGATACGATTACACCTGTTGCTTTAGGAAAAGATCCAACCTATGGAACCTTTCTGGGCTATCTATGCAGAGATGATGATGTTAAAATTCCAGAGGATGACGAATTCTTCAACAATCCGACTTTCGCTGAAACATTCGGAGCGTCGAAATGCTAA
- a CDS encoding virulence RhuM family protein, whose translation MLILYTTEDGKSQIQLRADQDTVWLSQRQMAELFDVSTDNIGLHLKNIYADEELTLEATTEESSVVQKEGNREVKRPLTLYNLDAILAVGYRVRSPRGVQFRRWASTVLKEYLLKGFAMDDERLKNPDGRPDHFDEMLERIRDIRASEKRFYQKVRDLFALSSDYDKSDRTTQQFFATVQNLLLFAVTQKTAAELVTARANPEDSHFGLLTWKDSKVRKADIVVAKNYLSEDEIDTLNRLVVIFLETAELRAKMRKETQMHFWKENVDQIISSNGFPLLTDAGSISHKQMEQSTSELYLRYDQQRRAEEARQADLEDEAELKALENKLKNREFRSEN comes from the coding sequence ATGCTAATTCTCTACACAACCGAAGACGGCAAAAGCCAGATCCAGCTGCGAGCGGATCAGGATACCGTCTGGCTATCTCAGCGGCAGATGGCGGAGCTTTTCGATGTCAGCACGGACAATATCGGCCTGCATCTCAAGAACATCTATGCCGATGAAGAACTTACTTTGGAAGCAACTACCGAGGAATCCTCGGTAGTTCAAAAAGAAGGAAATCGCGAAGTTAAGCGTCCACTAACCCTCTACAACCTAGACGCTATTCTCGCCGTCGGCTACCGAGTGCGCTCGCCGCGTGGCGTGCAGTTCCGCCGCTGGGCGTCCACCGTGCTCAAGGAGTATTTACTCAAGGGCTTCGCCATGGACGACGAACGCCTCAAGAATCCCGATGGCCGCCCGGATCATTTCGACGAGATGCTGGAGCGCATCCGCGATATCCGCGCTTCGGAAAAACGCTTTTATCAGAAAGTGCGCGACCTCTTCGCCCTCAGCTCGGACTACGACAAGAGCGACCGCACCACCCAGCAGTTTTTTGCAACCGTGCAAAACCTGCTACTGTTCGCAGTCACTCAGAAGACCGCCGCCGAACTCGTCACCGCCCGTGCGAATCCCGAAGACTCGCATTTCGGACTACTGACCTGGAAAGACTCGAAGGTGCGCAAGGCCGACATCGTCGTCGCCAAGAACTACCTGAGCGAAGACGAGATTGATACCCTCAATCGCCTAGTCGTGATCTTCCTCGAAACGGCCGAACTGCGCGCCAAGATGCGCAAAGAAACCCAGATGCACTTCTGGAAAGAAAACGTCGACCAGATCATCAGCTCCAACGGCTTCCCCCTGCTCACCGATGCCGGCTCCATCAGCCACAAGCAAATGGAGCAAAGCACCTCCGAACTCTATTTACGATACGACCAACAGCGCAGAGCCGAAGAAGCGCGCCAAGCCGACCTCGAAGACGAGGCCGAACTCAAAGCACTCGAGAACAAGTTGAAAAATAGAGAATTTAGAAGTGAGAACTGA
- a CDS encoding metal-dependent hydrolase — MDPLTQASVGAAAAALVCRRAETRQALLLGALAGAAPDIDVLIRSDSDPLLALQFHRHFTHALVVAPLIGLIVAALFKGLFFWKDWPFRRLALFTVLGTLTHGLIDACTSYGTLLYWPISSHRESWDIISIIDPIFTLPLCLLLVLSFAFRRPRLAQIGLLLCLLYFSLGIYQRSQASRFADQLAQARGHSPQELTVRPSFGNIVLWRIVYRSGERYYVDAVRTLPFTAPRHYPGSSVDVFSPASAERILPMDSVHAGDVARFRFFSQGYLYQYPHQPDVVGDLRYAMYPDSIEPLWGIRLDPAQGEQHVRFEHFRDPSQRAFERLWLMIQGKAVPVLD, encoded by the coding sequence ATGGATCCTTTAACACAAGCGAGTGTCGGTGCAGCGGCTGCAGCCTTGGTCTGTCGTAGAGCCGAAACCAGACAGGCTCTATTGCTGGGGGCATTGGCAGGCGCTGCACCTGATATCGATGTGTTGATTCGCTCGGACTCCGATCCCTTGCTGGCCTTGCAATTTCATCGACATTTTACGCACGCCCTGGTGGTGGCTCCATTGATCGGGCTGATTGTGGCAGCTCTTTTTAAAGGTCTTTTCTTTTGGAAAGACTGGCCTTTCCGGCGTTTGGCATTGTTTACAGTCTTGGGGACGCTGACGCACGGGCTGATTGATGCCTGCACCAGCTATGGCACTTTGCTGTATTGGCCGATCAGTTCGCATCGTGAGTCTTGGGATATTATTTCGATCATCGATCCCATTTTTACTCTGCCATTGTGCCTGTTGCTGGTGCTCTCCTTCGCTTTTCGTCGACCTCGATTGGCACAGATCGGGCTGCTCCTCTGTTTGCTCTATTTCAGCTTGGGAATTTATCAACGCAGTCAGGCTAGTCGGTTTGCCGATCAACTCGCGCAAGCGCGTGGGCATTCACCGCAGGAGCTCACCGTGCGGCCATCGTTTGGGAATATTGTGCTATGGCGCATTGTTTATCGTTCCGGCGAGCGTTACTATGTCGATGCCGTGCGCACTCTTCCATTTACAGCGCCGCGGCATTATCCCGGTAGTTCGGTAGATGTATTCAGCCCTGCGTCGGCGGAGCGTATTTTACCGATGGATAGTGTGCATGCCGGAGATGTGGCACGGTTTCGTTTCTTTTCTCAGGGATACCTCTATCAGTATCCACACCAACCTGATGTCGTTGGTGATTTACGTTATGCCATGTATCCAGACTCCATCGAGCCACTTTGGGGCATCCGACTCGACCCTGCGCAAGGTGAGCAACATGTTCGCTTCGAGCATTTTCGAGATCCATCACAGCGCGCTTTTGAACGACTGTGGTTGATGATTCAGGGCAAAGCAGTGCCTGTGCTGGATTAA
- a CDS encoding type I restriction-modification system subunit M, with product MTDQKELGKTLWNIADQLRGAMSADDFRDYMLSFLFLRYLSDNYVHAVKRELGSDYPTPQEDDARIPLQIWYDANADDVVDFENQMRLKVHYVIEPPYLWSHIAEMARTQDDDLLNTLQSGFKYIENKSFESTFNGLFSEINLGSEKLGKDYTSRNKKLTTIIAEIAKGLDEFSTDKDTLGDAYEYLIGQFAAGSGKKAGEFYTPQQISNILSSIVTLDSQEPKTGKREKLDRVLDFACGSGSLLLNIRRQVQDAGGTIGKIFGQEKNITTYNLARMNMLLHGVKDAEFEIYHGDTLDNEWDAFREENPAKKPVFDAVVANPPFSLRWSPGEETAKDLRFKNHGVAPKSAADFAFLLHGFNYLKEDGVMAIILPHGVLFRGGVEAKIRKKLLDDGHIDTVIGLPANLFYSTGIPVCILVLKKCKKSDDVLFINASEHYAKDKRQNRLRIGENDEPDDIEKIINTYIERPEKPIERYARRVSMDEIKENDYNLNITRYVSTAEPEPIIDLAKTHKSIVDADKDIHELTKKHNAFLKELGLPLLPEGDLK from the coding sequence ATGACAGATCAAAAAGAACTCGGTAAAACACTCTGGAATATCGCCGACCAGCTACGCGGCGCCATGAGCGCGGATGACTTCCGCGACTACATGCTCTCCTTCCTCTTCCTGCGCTACCTCTCCGACAATTATGTCCATGCGGTGAAACGCGAGCTGGGCAGCGACTACCCGACGCCACAGGAGGACGACGCACGCATCCCGCTACAAATCTGGTATGATGCAAACGCGGACGACGTCGTCGATTTCGAGAACCAGATGCGCCTCAAGGTGCACTACGTCATCGAGCCCCCTTACCTCTGGAGTCACATCGCCGAGATGGCGCGCACGCAGGACGATGATCTGCTCAACACGCTGCAATCGGGCTTCAAATACATCGAAAATAAATCCTTCGAGAGCACCTTTAACGGCCTCTTCTCCGAGATCAACCTCGGCTCCGAAAAGCTCGGCAAGGACTACACGTCACGCAACAAGAAGCTGACCACGATCATTGCTGAAATCGCCAAAGGCTTGGACGAATTTTCCACCGACAAAGACACCCTCGGCGATGCCTACGAATATTTGATCGGCCAATTCGCGGCCGGTTCGGGCAAGAAGGCAGGCGAGTTCTATACGCCGCAACAGATCTCCAACATCCTATCGTCGATCGTCACCCTCGACAGTCAGGAGCCCAAGACAGGCAAGCGCGAGAAACTCGACCGCGTGCTCGATTTCGCCTGCGGTTCTGGATCGCTGCTGCTCAACATCCGCCGACAAGTTCAAGATGCCGGTGGCACCATCGGTAAAATCTTCGGGCAGGAAAAGAACATCACCACCTACAATCTGGCCCGCATGAACATGCTCCTACATGGCGTGAAAGATGCCGAGTTCGAGATCTACCACGGCGACACACTCGACAACGAGTGGGACGCCTTCCGCGAAGAGAACCCCGCCAAAAAACCAGTCTTCGACGCCGTCGTCGCCAATCCCCCCTTCAGCCTCCGCTGGAGCCCAGGCGAAGAAACCGCCAAAGATCTTCGCTTCAAAAATCACGGCGTCGCCCCCAAGTCAGCCGCCGACTTCGCCTTCCTCCTGCACGGGTTCAACTATCTCAAAGAAGACGGCGTCATGGCGATCATCCTACCACACGGCGTGCTCTTTCGCGGAGGCGTCGAAGCCAAGATCCGCAAGAAGCTACTCGACGACGGCCACATCGACACCGTCATCGGCCTGCCCGCCAACCTCTTCTACTCCACCGGCATCCCCGTCTGCATCCTAGTGCTCAAGAAGTGCAAGAAGTCCGACGACGTGCTCTTCATCAACGCCAGCGAGCACTACGCCAAAGACAAGCGCCAGAATCGCCTTCGCATCGGAGAGAACGACGAGCCCGACGACATTGAGAAAATCATCAACACCTACATCGAGCGCCCCGAAAAGCCGATCGAACGCTACGCCCGCCGCGTCAGCATGGATGAGATCAAAGAGAACGACTACAACCTCAACATCACCCGCTACGTCAGCACCGCCGAACCCGAGCCGATCATCGACTTGGCTAAGACCCACAAATCGATTGTCGATGCCGATAAGGATATCCACGAATTGACCAAGAAGCACAACGCCTTCTTGAAGGAGCTGGGGCTGCCGCTGTTGCCCGAAGGAGACCTCAAATGA
- a CDS encoding PDDEXK nuclease domain-containing protein encodes MNLEQLVTELRDLDSSLKRHVAQSANVGLTLRNWLVGAYIVEFEQNGEDRAEYGEKLMPQIAKELSIKGLATRNLEACRLFYHAYPSIPQTLSAKFPSLISDIPQTVPAEFIKSFQSSNLRIPKTASGESRPEFAIPVETLFQSLSFSHFVELLRIDDPLQRAFYEIECIKGGWSVRELKRQIGSLLFERLGLSTDKEKLLRLTAAETTLSQPADIIKNPYIFEFLGLTPKEAFREDDLETALLDHLQDFLLELGGGFCFEDRQKKIRIGARDYFIDLVFYHRKLHCHVLIELKVEPFTHSNAGQLNTYLNYYRKHEMSEGDNPPVGLLLCTDKDHTLVEYALGGMDENLFVSSYKVALPERAKLEAFLRKEINATPLTDAT; translated from the coding sequence ATGAACCTCGAACAGCTCGTCACCGAACTCCGCGATCTGGATAGCTCGCTAAAGCGCCACGTCGCGCAGTCCGCGAATGTCGGCCTCACCTTACGCAATTGGCTGGTGGGAGCCTACATCGTCGAATTCGAGCAGAACGGAGAAGATCGCGCGGAATATGGCGAAAAGCTGATGCCACAAATCGCCAAAGAACTTTCCATCAAGGGTCTAGCCACACGCAATTTAGAAGCCTGTCGCCTCTTTTATCATGCGTATCCTTCAATTCCGCAGACACTGTCTGCGAAATTCCCCAGCCTCATCTCTGACATTCCGCAGACAGTGCCTGCGGAATTCATAAAATCATTCCAAAGCAGCAACTTACGAATCCCCAAGACAGCGTCTGGGGAATCTCGCCCAGAGTTCGCCATCCCCGTCGAAACTCTTTTTCAGAGCCTCAGCTTCTCGCACTTTGTCGAACTGCTCCGCATTGATGATCCGCTGCAACGCGCCTTCTACGAAATCGAATGCATAAAAGGCGGATGGTCGGTGCGCGAACTCAAACGCCAGATCGGCTCGCTACTCTTCGAGCGACTGGGGCTCTCCACCGACAAGGAAAAACTGCTGCGGCTCACCGCTGCCGAAACCACCCTGAGTCAACCCGCCGACATCATCAAAAATCCCTACATCTTTGAATTTCTGGGGCTCACACCTAAGGAAGCGTTCCGCGAAGACGATCTGGAGACCGCCCTGCTCGATCACCTGCAAGACTTCCTACTCGAACTTGGTGGCGGCTTCTGCTTCGAGGATCGTCAGAAGAAGATCCGTATTGGTGCCCGCGATTACTTTATCGATCTAGTCTTCTACCACCGGAAGCTGCACTGCCATGTGCTAATCGAGCTCAAGGTGGAGCCATTCACCCATTCCAACGCAGGCCAGCTCAACACTTATCTGAACTACTACCGCAAACATGAAATGAGCGAAGGCGATAACCCACCTGTCGGCCTGCTCCTCTGCACCGATAAAGATCATACGCTCGTCGAATACGCCCTAGGCGGCATGGACGAAAATCTCTTCGTCTCCAGCTACAAAGTCGCCCTGCCCGAACGCGCGAAATTGGAGGCTTTTCTACGAAAAGAAATCAACGCGACACCTCTAACCGACGCAACTTAA
- a CDS encoding four helix bundle protein, whose protein sequence is MRTEKDIVARKPQEISERAFQFAVRIVKLCQQLDTSPGVPRTLANQLLRSGTSIGANLEESKGGQSRADFLSKVSISLKEARETQYWLRLLVAADIIPENQLEQLLDESSQITAILTTIVKNTKTQK, encoded by the coding sequence GTGAGAACTGAGAAAGATATAGTAGCTCGGAAGCCCCAAGAGATTTCGGAACGGGCATTTCAATTTGCGGTGCGCATTGTAAAGTTGTGCCAACAGCTTGATACAAGCCCAGGTGTCCCTCGAACTTTAGCGAATCAACTCCTCCGCTCCGGAACATCGATAGGTGCCAATCTCGAAGAATCTAAAGGAGGACAAAGCAGAGCCGACTTTCTCTCAAAAGTCTCAATATCTCTAAAAGAGGCCCGCGAAACTCAATATTGGCTTCGCCTTCTCGTCGCGGCCGACATCATTCCCGAAAACCAGCTCGAACAACTTCTCGACGAGTCTAGTCAAATCACCGCGATCCTCACGACGATCGTCAAAAATACGAAAACTCAAAAATAG
- a CDS encoding DUF1828 domain-containing protein, which produces MSADSLLTETNFRLELNSFWDSILEIEPIADGLAFTMPCAYPDGWQITLELKQKTPKGFLLTDQGKTLSWLTARGHNIATEAMRAHLKRYRAEHFMEEENGVLYRWLTVPLEPADIHVFAEGLAAIARLEILHEVRPAEANIADNLVQRTFKDAQLEPTRHHKLSITKDRSVTVDYFVNEKRPLAVQLIKTKSDISGTMEKWGFRWHELKKAYTGLAPIMLYDRNTQVIDAYSRHIGESECELFCGYDETDRIHSVLESIR; this is translated from the coding sequence ATGAGCGCAGATAGCTTATTAACAGAAACCAACTTCCGTCTTGAATTAAACTCGTTTTGGGACTCCATCCTCGAAATCGAGCCCATAGCAGACGGCCTCGCGTTCACCATGCCCTGCGCCTATCCGGACGGCTGGCAAATCACGCTGGAACTCAAGCAGAAGACGCCGAAAGGCTTCCTGCTCACCGATCAGGGCAAGACGCTCTCTTGGCTCACCGCGCGCGGACACAATATCGCAACCGAGGCGATGCGTGCCCACCTCAAGCGCTACCGGGCTGAACATTTTATGGAAGAGGAGAACGGCGTGCTCTATCGCTGGTTAACTGTCCCACTGGAGCCAGCCGACATTCATGTCTTTGCCGAAGGGCTCGCCGCCATCGCTCGCCTTGAAATCCTCCATGAGGTGCGCCCTGCCGAAGCCAACATCGCCGACAACCTCGTGCAGCGAACTTTCAAAGACGCGCAGCTAGAGCCAACGCGTCACCACAAACTGAGCATCACCAAAGATCGAAGCGTCACCGTCGATTATTTCGTCAATGAAAAGCGCCCGCTGGCAGTGCAGCTTATCAAAACCAAGAGCGACATCTCCGGAACGATGGAAAAATGGGGCTTCCGCTGGCACGAACTCAAGAAGGCCTACACCGGCCTAGCTCCCATCATGCTCTACGATCGCAACACCCAAGTCATCGACGCCTACAGCCGCCACATCGGCGAGTCCGAATGCGAGCTCTTCTGTGGCTACGACGAAACCGACCGCATTCACAGTGTCTTAGAATCGATCCGCTAA
- a CDS encoding helix-turn-helix domain-containing protein, with protein sequence MEAEFWNHFPQRLKGARKMSGLSLRALSERLEKAVSYQTLSNWEKGKGNGLPEMPVLQALASVLNVRLDFLFEPIRAEIAQPEFRKRKSKLKVREETSVLQQAQVGLDRYLELESIAGASIEVENPLKSIRIETLADVEAAAERLRDAWNLGGNPIPQVVEMLEERGIRVLEADAPESFDGLAAWADDIPFMLVNRNIQDTCRLRFTLLHELGHLLLQIPEKFDTKEVERLCNRFASAMLFPTDAFKAHFGERRHHFTIQELISLKEEWGMSIAAIAYRAKDLKILSEERHRNFSINLRERGFKKKEPGTYAMAERPQRFRQLALRSYAEEVITGSKAASLLNVPYDAFLKDTLIVA encoded by the coding sequence ATGGAGGCAGAATTTTGGAATCATTTTCCGCAGCGATTGAAAGGGGCACGTAAGATGTCGGGCTTGTCGCTGCGTGCGCTCTCTGAGCGCCTAGAGAAAGCGGTGAGCTACCAAACCTTAAGCAACTGGGAGAAAGGCAAAGGCAATGGACTGCCTGAGATGCCCGTGTTACAAGCATTGGCCTCGGTGCTCAATGTGCGGCTGGATTTCTTATTCGAGCCGATCCGGGCTGAAATCGCTCAGCCTGAGTTTCGTAAGCGAAAGTCGAAACTCAAAGTGCGAGAAGAAACCTCAGTTTTACAGCAAGCGCAAGTGGGCTTGGATCGCTACTTGGAATTGGAGTCCATAGCTGGAGCTTCGATAGAGGTTGAAAATCCGTTGAAATCGATACGCATCGAAACCCTCGCAGATGTGGAAGCAGCTGCAGAGCGTTTGCGCGATGCTTGGAATCTCGGGGGCAACCCCATCCCACAAGTGGTCGAAATGCTGGAAGAACGGGGAATTAGAGTCCTTGAAGCGGATGCGCCAGAGAGCTTTGACGGCTTAGCAGCCTGGGCCGACGATATCCCCTTTATGCTGGTGAACCGCAATATTCAGGACACCTGCCGGTTGCGCTTTACCCTCCTGCACGAGTTGGGACATTTGCTTCTGCAGATACCAGAAAAATTTGATACCAAAGAAGTCGAAAGACTGTGCAATCGTTTCGCTTCGGCCATGCTATTTCCGACGGACGCCTTCAAGGCTCACTTCGGTGAACGTCGCCACCATTTCACCATTCAAGAGCTAATTAGCCTAAAGGAAGAATGGGGCATGTCGATCGCTGCGATCGCCTATCGAGCCAAAGATTTAAAGATTCTATCCGAAGAGCGGCACCGTAATTTTAGCATTAATCTGAGGGAACGCGGCTTTAAAAAGAAGGAGCCAGGAACTTACGCCATGGCCGAGCGCCCGCAGCGGTTTCGTCAGCTCGCTTTAAGAAGCTACGCAGAGGAAGTCATCACTGGCAGCAAGGCCGCCTCACTGCTGAATGTGCCTTATGACGCATTTCTAAAAGACACACTGATTGTTGCATGA
- a CDS encoding acyloxyacyl hydrolase — MKTAAVSLLKISSASLALALSPLAANETNCFFSNAGLRIGVDTESQIDLVSYEAFATINTGWSWDLSDRIRLDLDIESAIGGLSGEDKNAVYFRIAPVAEIHYGDSPISVVLSSGPSLYSEDRYDLHDIGGHFQFTSSIGLNWQFDETWTVGYRFQHTSNADTDSPNPGLDMHTVSIAYKF; from the coding sequence ATGAAAACTGCCGCAGTTTCTCTTTTAAAGATCTCTAGCGCCTCACTTGCTCTGGCCCTCAGCCCTCTCGCAGCAAACGAAACGAATTGCTTCTTTTCTAATGCTGGACTTCGAATCGGCGTCGATACTGAATCTCAAATCGACCTGGTCAGTTACGAAGCCTTTGCAACGATCAACACAGGCTGGAGCTGGGATCTAAGTGATCGTATCCGCCTGGATCTAGATATTGAAAGCGCCATCGGTGGCCTGAGTGGTGAAGACAAGAACGCGGTCTATTTCCGCATCGCTCCGGTCGCGGAAATACACTACGGCGATTCTCCTATCAGCGTGGTGCTCAGTTCGGGCCCTTCACTCTACTCAGAGGATCGTTATGACCTACATGATATCGGTGGACATTTCCAATTTACCAGTAGCATCGGCTTAAACTGGCAGTTTGACGAGACTTGGACCGTGGGCTACCGCTTCCAGCATACCTCGAATGCAGACACCGACTCCCCCAATCCGGGACTCGACATGCACACGGTTAGTATCGCCTACAAATTTTAA
- a CDS encoding GIY-YIG nuclease family protein, whose translation MKPTPKTLQVFLPEGTPAGIQIAELTTRIVQAISVPRTHLKQFFERPEAQYVGTYFLFGGEDDSSKPLAYIGQTEDLKQRLRSHDANKEFWTRAVILVSRTQSFTQAHIKWMEWQAIAQASKANRYKLENGNAGSEPFVTEAIHAEVEEIFETGALLLQSLGYPIFEPLISGGGGKKGKGEDETEWFLKGPTANAKAVLTTDGMVVRAGSLCRKDFVDSAKDNPVARKRDKLVENGILVDKGESYELTEDYPFKSPSGAAAIVLARTANGWVSWKNKAGKTLRKVKQAD comes from the coding sequence ATGAAGCCCACCCCAAAAACACTCCAAGTCTTCCTCCCCGAAGGCACGCCCGCCGGCATTCAGATTGCCGAATTAACGACACGAATAGTGCAAGCGATCTCGGTGCCGCGCACGCATTTGAAACAGTTTTTCGAGCGTCCAGAAGCGCAGTATGTGGGCACCTACTTCCTCTTCGGCGGCGAGGACGATAGCAGTAAGCCATTGGCCTACATCGGGCAGACGGAAGACCTCAAGCAGCGACTCAGAAGCCACGATGCGAACAAAGAATTTTGGACGCGGGCCGTGATCCTAGTGTCGAGAACACAGTCGTTCACCCAGGCACACATCAAATGGATGGAGTGGCAAGCAATCGCCCAGGCCAGCAAAGCAAACCGTTACAAGTTAGAAAATGGCAATGCCGGCAGTGAGCCCTTTGTGACCGAGGCGATCCATGCCGAGGTCGAAGAAATCTTCGAGACCGGCGCCCTACTCCTGCAGAGCCTCGGCTATCCGATTTTTGAGCCTTTGATTTCTGGGGGCGGGGGAAAAAAGGGAAAAGGAGAGGATGAAACCGAATGGTTTTTGAAAGGACCTACTGCGAATGCGAAAGCTGTTTTAACCACAGATGGAATGGTTGTGCGGGCTGGTAGCCTTTGCCGCAAAGACTTTGTCGATAGTGCCAAAGATAACCCCGTCGCAAGAAAGCGCGACAAGCTAGTAGAAAACGGAATACTCGTTGATAAAGGAGAGAGCTACGAATTGACGGAAGACTATCCTTTTAAATCGCCAAGCGGTGCCGCCGCCATCGTGCTCGCACGCACGGCAAATGGCTGGGTCTCTTGGAAGAACAAAGCGGGAAAGACCTTGAGGAAGGTCAAACAAGCCGACTGA